GGAAGGGGACATATTCGGGAAATTCGAGGCGACGGGGCATACGTTCGACCAGGGGGAAGTAAAGGTTCTCCCGCCTGCAGCGCCGACCAAGATAGTCGCAGTCGGGCTCAACTACAAGGACCACGCGATCGAAATGGGGAGGGATTTGCCGGAAGAGCCCAGGCTCTTCATCAAGCCGAGCACTTCGCTGATCGGACACGGGGACAAGATAATCTACCCCGCGCATATGTCCTCGCACGTCGACTACGAAGGGGAGCTCGCACTCGTGATCAGAAAACAGGCGAGGCACGTTGAAGAAGGGGAAGCGCTCGATTACGTGCTCGGCTATACGTGCCTGAACGACGTCACCGCGCGCGATCTCCAGGCGCGGGACATCCAGTTCACTAGGGCAAAGGGTTTCGATACGTTCGCCCCCGCGGGGCCTGTGATAGAAACCGATATAGACCCGGGCGGCCTCGAGATATCGACCTATCTCAACGGCGAGAGGAAGCAGCACTCAAACACGAAGAACCTGATTTTCAGCGTGCCCCGGCTCGTGAGCTTCATATCGAAGGTCATGACGCTCCTTCCGGGGGACATCATATCGACCGGCACTCCCGCAGGCGTGGGGCCTATGAAGCGGGGCGATACCGTGGAAGTGGAGATCGAGGGAATAGGTAAGCTCACCAATTACGTTGAATAACCTCGGAAGCGAAAAACCCCATACACGCGTCAGCGGTCGGAATTGACCGTCCTGAGAATCGATTGCGCCTCTTCGTGGACCCGGGGATCGGACGCGATCCTGAGAAGGACCTCGGCCTGCTCCCCCGCCTTCTCCCTCTCCCCGAGAGCCAGGTAGACCCGGGCGAGGAGGACCCTCGCTTCTATGAACCCCGCTTCGTATGCGACCGCGTCCTCGAGCGAGCGCGTCGACAGCATTAACAAGTCGTAAGACCTTTGCTGCCGAGCCTGGATGGAATACACAAGGCCCAACATGTATAGCGCCTTAGGGTTCCTATGCTTGACCTCGACCGCTCTCTCTAGATAGCCGCGGGCTGCCGAGATATTATTTTGCTTCAGAGACATATAGCCCATGTAAAAATTGTATTCTCCTTCCTGCCCGGTGTCATATTCGCGGGCCGCATTCAGATACTTTTCGGCGCTCCCGTAATCGCCCTTTTCAATATAGTCAAGCGCGAGGGCGCCCGCGGCTATGCCCCTCCCGCGGTTCGTAGCTTTGATTTCGGGACCGAGCGCGGCCGTATGCTGCTGTATAGCCTCGTCGACCCTGCCCGCCTTCCTGAGCGCTTCTCCGTAGTTGACTCTCGGTGTAATCCGGTCGGGTGTCTTACTGACCGCGGCCTCCCAGAGCGTAATCTCGTCCCTCCAGACCTCCTGCCCCTTCACGGTAACGATCAGAAAAGAAACGCATAACAATCCGCCCGCGGCCAGGCCGGCCCATTCTCTCCCGATGAGACTCCCGCCCCTCACTATCCAATACCCCAGGAGCAGGCAGTACCCCGCAGAAGGGACGTACAGGAACCTCTCCGCGAACTTGGTCAACGCCAGCGGGTATATCGCTATCAATACCGCCGGGCCCAGGGTCGTGAAAATCCAGAGCAGCGAGAAGGCGGTGACTTTCTCCTTCTTCCTGATCGAAACTATGAATCCCGCGGTAACCGCGGCTATGAGCAGGAGCGAAATAATAATTTGCGGTGCGCCCCCGATCGGGATCGATGCGATGAAGTGGTTGAGATCGTACGGAAACAGGAGCTTCTGCGCATAGAAAAGATACGCGCCTAGAAACGTGGTGATGACTTTCCAGGCGCCCGGGGAGCCGTCTGTTTCATCGAATTCTCCAGCGTCGAGAATAGTGAGAGTATTCTCTAGAGAACCCCACCTGAAATAAGCATAAAACAATACAAGAGAGCCGATGACCGCGTACTTAACGATATTGGCGCGGTTAAAGAGCCTCCCGCTTATGAGATCGAGGCCGAGTATGATCAAGGGGAACGAAAACGCCACCTCTTTCGAGAGAAAGGAAAGATAGAAAAAGAACCCGGCAAATACGATGAAGAAGATCCGACTGTTGGAGAGTATGTAGAAAATGAGACTCAGGAGCAAGAACATCCCGGCGTGCAGGTCCCCCCTCGCGGAGATAAACGAGACCGATTCGACGTGGAGGGGATATAGAGCGAACAGCATTCCCGAGAGAAAAGCCACGCTCTCTCCCGGCCCCCTTTTAAACTCTTTAAATAACAGGAGGATCAGGAAGTAAAGGAGCACCGTAGAGACCGAATGCATGACTACGTTCGTCAGGTGGTATCCGAAAGGCGAGCTCCCCCACATCCTGCTGTCCAGGACGAGCGAGGTGAAAAACATCGGCCTGAAATATTTTGCAGTCCTGACCTCCTCGGGCCTCGAGTGGAACAGTGTCTCGAAACCCAGCTCCGCGTACCTGAGTTTGGGCCCCCAGCTCTGGACAAACCTTAAATCGTCCCACACGAGCCCGTTATCGAGCGACGGTACGAACACGGAGAACGAGACCAGGAACAGGAGCACCGCCACGAACGCCCTGTGCTTGATTATCCTCAGAATCCTTCTGTCAGAGGGACGCGGGGCTTCGGGCGTCCCTGCGGGCGGAGTCTCTGTCATCTTCTCTCCCGGCTTTTTCATTTTTTCGGTCCACATATTACGATCCGGAGAGGATTTCCAGTGACGGGGCTTCCGATCCCGTCATTGCAGAGCAGTCGCTCAGGAGCGTCTATTATACTACGGGCTTCGACCTCTTGCGAATCCGCCTGACCGCTTTCCGGGACAGGGCGGATGCCCATATCAGCGGCCCTTGCCGACCGCATCAAGTATAGCCCGAGCCTGGCGGACGGCTTGAGGATCGGACGTCGCCCTCAAGGCGGCCTCAGCCTGCGCCCTGGCGCTCTCCCTGTCCCCGAGGGCAATATAAACCTGTGCGAGGAGGATTCTCGCGTCTACTAACCCCGGATCGTATTTGAGCGCGCGCTCGAGCGACCCGGCTGCAAGCCCGAACTTATCGGCGGATTTATTTTCATCCGCCTCTATGGCATACACCGCACCCAAAAGATAATGAGCTTTCGCATTATTGGAGTCGATCTCTACGGCTTTCCGGAGATAGTCGCCTGCAGCAGCAACATCGTTCTTTCTCAGGGATATAAGGCCCATGTGATAATAATACTGACCCTCTGTTGCGGGATTATAATCGAGGGCAACCTTGAAATACTTTTCGGCGTTCGTGTAATCACCTTTCTGGATATAATCGGCAGCGAGGGAGCTTGCGGCCATGGCCTTACCGCGGGCAGTACTTTCGACGCCTGGGCCGAGCGCGGCCAGATGCTGTCCGATAGCCTCGTCGACCCTGCCCGAATTCCTGAGCGCTTCGCCGTAGTTGACCTTGGGAATAATCTGGTCCGGCGACCTCTCCACGGCGGCCTCCCAGAACGTGACCTGGTCCGTCCATACATCCTGACCCCTGACCGTCACTATCAGATAGGAAGCGCACAACAAGGCGCCTGCGGCCAGGCCGGCCCACCTACTCCCCGTCAGCCTGCCTCCCCTCACGATCAGGTAGCCCGCGAGCAGGCAGTAGCCCATGGAAGGGACGTAGACGAACCTTTCGGCAAAGCGCGTTATCGCGAACGGGTATATAGCTATCATAACCGCGGGGCCGAGGGCCGCGAAGATCCAGAGCAGCGAGAATGCGGTAACGTTCTCTTTCTTTTTGACCGAAATTATGAAAACCGCCACAACAGCCACGATGAATAGTACAGAAATTATTATGTGCAGCGCGTCCCCGCCCGGTATCGTGCCGATGAAGTGGTTGAGACCGTACGGGAAGAGCAGCTTCCCCGCATAGAAAAGATACGTACCGAGAAAGATCGTGACGAATTCGCCGACACCGGGGGCCACCCCCGCTTCACGGTAGCTGTAAGTATCGACGATGTTGAGGAAATTCGTAAAAGAACCGGACCTCAGATAAAAGTAAACGAGGACAAGAGCGCCGATTATGAGATATTTGAAAATGTTTGTCCGGGTCATGAGCCTTCTGCTTATGAGATCGAAGCCGAGTATTATGATAGGGAACGAAAACGCGACCTCCTTCGATAGAAACGAAAGATAGAAAGAGACCGCGGCCGGTATAACGAAGAAGAAATTCCTGTACGACAGTATATAGAAAATGAGACACAGGAGGAAAAACATCCCGGCAAGTATGTCCCCCCTCGCTGCGATAAAAGAAACGGATTCGACGTGCAGCGGATAGAGCGCGAAGAGCATCGAGGAGAGAAAGGCTTCGCCATCCCCCGCCCCTCTTTTGAATTCCTTGAAAAGGAGGAGTATCAGGAAGTAAAGGAGCACCGTTGAGAGCGAATGCAGGATTATGCTGGTAAGATGGAACCCGAACGGCGAGACGCCCCAGACCCGGTTGTCTATGACCAGTGATGCGTAGTAAACGGGCCTGTAATATTTACGGGCCCTGGACTCATCCGGCCGCTTGGGGGCTAACATCTTGTAGTCGAGCTTTTCTGATTCCAGCCGCTGAGCCCACTTTAGGACATACGTGACGTCGTCCCAGACGAGACCGTTCCCGAGAGAAGGGATAAATACCGAGAACGATACAATGAACAACAGCGCCGCGGCAAATGCCCTGTGCCTGATTATTCCGAGAACCCGGCTGTCCGACTCGTCGCGGGCAGCGGGAGCAGCGCCTGACTGCTTCTCCGTTATCTCCACTCTCGTTTTTTTTCTTTTTTTTGCGGCCATAACGTCACAAGTGTAGGTATCAAGTAATTCGTGGACAAAAGTTGTCCCATCGGAATACATAAGAAAGCTATATATTATTCTTCTTTTCCTTGATGAAAAGAAGCAAAAATCATCCGACAGCACAGAATCCCGGCTAAAATATCTTATTACGGCTAAAATCTATCAATTCCACCCACCATGACACGAGATTTATACATGTTCAACCCTTCGACAAGCTCAGGGCGAACGGGTTGGGTGCGGTGCTGGCTAAACAAAAGAGCTTGGAAAGAATCGTTTATCAGCACACATTGTGCGCCGCCGGATTCTGTGAATGTCGGAAAATACAAACCCCCTTTCATTACATGTTATCCAGGAGAATTCCAGCCCTGAATTATTTAACATCTACAACAATAAGATAACTCTCATCGACGAGGTAATACCGAACCCAACCTAATTACGCTCAGTCGGGGGCTTTCATTATCTTCCGGGCTTTTTCCGCAAGCGGATCCGTGAGACCGCTCTCGATTGCGAGTCCCGCATTCTCCCGGGCCTTCTCCCCGTCCCCGAGCTCGAAATAGACCATTGCGAGCAGCAGATAAGCCTTCCCGTAATGAGGCCGCAATCGAACCGCCTTATTTGTATATTTCAGGGAGGCCAGGTAATGCTCCCTCGAGCCGCCCGATTTCCCTTTCAGATAATTGACAAGCCCCAGGTGGTAGCTCGTCTTGTAATATCCCGGATCGTAACCGTAGGCTTTGAGGAACCATTCTTCGGCACTACGGATATCTTTTTTGTTAATATACACGACGCCTATATTGTTGGCTGTCACGGACCGTCCCTTGTCGCTGATTTTTACGCCCTCCAGGAAATTCTTGTGGAGCTCTTTAAGCGCCTCGTCTTCCCTGCCCGCGTCGAGAAGGGCGATCCCGTAATTAATACGCGGAATCGCACTCCCTGGTGATTTCCTCGTCGTATCTTCCCACAGCGCCACGCCGTTTCTCCAGACCCCCTGGCGGCCGACGGCAAATAATAAATAAAAAGCTGCCAGAAGAAAAAACGCCGTGAGCGAGATCCTTCCGACCCACGCGCTGTCCCACTGATGAGCGAATACGGAGCCCAGGAGGAGACATAAGCCGGCCGAGGGTATGTATAAATACCTCTCCGCTAAGGAAGCGGACGGGATATCCGTCAAGGCTATAAGCGCAGAGGGGAAAAGTGTGACGGGGATCCAGAGGAGAGCGAAGGCGCTCACGTTACGCCGTTTCTTTATCGAATATATAACCCAGAGCGCTATGAGCCCGAATGCCAGAGCTGCGGCGATCAGATGAGCCGGCCCGCCGGGCGGAGACTCCGTAAAGGCGTTGAACGTAAAAGGGAATACGAGCTTCGAGAAGTAATAGCTGTAAGAGACCGACAGCACCTCGATCACCCCCGGGATTACGGCCGCCCCGTCTCCTACCTCCGTCAGCGCAGTCCCGCCCGGCACGCGCACGCTCGAAAGCTCCGGGAAATTGACGTAAGTCCTTCCCCTCAGATAAAGGAAGAGGGCCAGCACCGACGCGTACACGGCGTATCTCAGGATATTCATCTTCCTCCCCTTACTCCTGTTAATGAGATCGAACGCGAGCGCCGTTAAAGGGAAGACGACCGCGACCTCCTTTGACAAAAGAGACAACGAGAAGGAGACCGCCGTCAGAACAAGGAAGCCCGCTTTTTTCACAGAGAGGATATGGAAAATGAATGCGAGGAAAAAAAAGAGAGCGCAGAGCACGTCCGATCTGCCCGAGACCCACGAGACCGATTCCACGTGCATGGGATAAAAAGCGAAGAGGACGCCCGCAATAAATGCAGCCGCGTGCCTTCTCTCATACCCGAGCTCCCCCAGAAGAAGGAGGGCGAACAGGTACATGGAAACGGTCGTGAGCGCGTTGAGGACTATATTAGTCAAATGGAAACCGAAAGCGGAGACGCCCCAGAGGGTTTTGTCGAGAACCATCGAAGAGTAGATAAGCGGCCGGTAATACAGCACGTCCTTCGTCTCTTTCACGGGAGGGAAGAACATGTAGCCTACGCTCGACGCATTGTACGAGTAGTAGCTCTGCTCGATCGTCTCCACGTCGTCCCATACGAAGTCGTTCCGGAGGGAGGGGACGTAGGCTCCGAAGGAAACGAGAAAAAGAAGAAGGGAAACAAGCCACTTTTTCCGAAGAAAGCTCACTATCAGGCCTCGTCGTCAGATGTAGATGTCAAGCAATTCGTGGACAAAAGTTGTCCTATCAGAATACATTAAAAGCGGTATATTTTTCTTCTTTTCCTTGATGAAAAGAAGCAAAAATCACCCGACAGTACAGAATTGGCTAAAAAATCCCAAGTTAACGCTAAAATGTTTCAATTCTACCCGCAACCCTGAAACATTTTAACGCGTTAACAGCTGATTTTTTTCACGCCATTTCTGTGAATGTCGGGGAAAGGAAAAGACTAAAAACAACGCACTTCGACACGCTCAGTGCGAATGGGTTTGGTTGAACAGAGTAGGAGCCGAGAATCGTATGCCTGCGGGTGCTCACCCGCCGCTTTGGGCGTTTTATTTCAAACGGAGGCTTTCGGGCCGGGAGGGCTTCCTCTCCAATATTAACGTGGGTAAAATAGGGTGCATTTCAAAAAGAACCGAAAAGGAGAAACAGATTGCCTAAAGTACTCGTTCTGCCCGGTGACGGCATAGGTGTTGAAGTTACGAACGTGAGTCTCGGGATACTCGAGATCCTGGGTAAAAAGCACAATATCGGCTTTGAATTCGAGACCGAGCTCTTCGGAGGAAGCTCGATAGACGCCCACGGAGTGCCGGTGACGAAAGAGGTGCTTAAAAAAGCCAAGGCCTCGGACGCGGTGCTCATGGGGGCCGTGGGGGGGCCGAAATGGGAGAACCTCGAGCATTCGAGGAAACCGGAGGCCGGCCTGCTCGCGCTCAGAAAGGAGCTCGACGCGTTTGCGAATCTGAGGCCCGCGGTGGTATACCCCGCGCTCGCCGACGCCTCGACGCTCAAGAGGGAGGTCATCGAGGGAGCCGACATAATGGTCGTGAGGGAGCTCACGGGAGGCATATACTTCGGCAGCCCGCGCGGGATCGAAAAGCTCCCGAACGGCGAGGAAAAGGGGTTCAATACGCTAGTGTACACGACCGGGGAGATCGAGAGGATTGCGAGGGTGGCCTTTAATATAGCGGGGAAGAGAAGGAACAAGGTGACGTCGATCGATAAAGCCAACGTGCTCGAAGTAATGCAGCTCTGGAGGACCGTGGTAACGATGGTCCACGACGCCGAATATCCGGACGTCGAGCTCGAGCACCTGTACGTGGACAACGCGGCGATGCAGCTCATCAGGAGGCCCAGGAGCTTCGACGTCATGCTGGCGGGAAATCTGTTCGGAGACATCATAAGCGACGAGGCAGCGCAGCTTACGGGGTCCCTCGGCATGCTGCCCTCGGCCAGCATCGGCGCAGGGGCGATCTACGAGCCCGTTCACGGGAGCGCGCCCGATATAGCCGGGCAGGATATTGCGAACCCGATTGCCTCGCTCCTCACGTGCGCGATGATGCTCAAGTACACGTTCGACATGAGCACAGCCTCCGACGACATCGA
The window above is part of the Thermodesulfobacteriota bacterium genome. Proteins encoded here:
- the leuB gene encoding 3-isopropylmalate dehydrogenase, producing MPKVLVLPGDGIGVEVTNVSLGILEILGKKHNIGFEFETELFGGSSIDAHGVPVTKEVLKKAKASDAVLMGAVGGPKWENLEHSRKPEAGLLALRKELDAFANLRPAVVYPALADASTLKREVIEGADIMVVRELTGGIYFGSPRGIEKLPNGEEKGFNTLVYTTGEIERIARVAFNIAGKRRNKVTSIDKANVLEVMQLWRTVVTMVHDAEYPDVELEHLYVDNAAMQLIRRPRSFDVMLAGNLFGDIISDEAAQLTGSLGMLPSASIGAGAIYEPVHGSAPDIAGQDIANPIASLLTCAMMLKYTFDMSTASDDIENAVKSVLDKGYRTADIYQVGTKKVGCREMGDLIARELKG
- a CDS encoding fumarylacetoacetate hydrolase family protein — encoded protein: MKILRFETQDRKTRYGTPDSGKIQELEGDIFGKFEATGHTFDQGEVKVLPPAAPTKIVAVGLNYKDHAIEMGRDLPEEPRLFIKPSTSLIGHGDKIIYPAHMSSHVDYEGELALVIRKQARHVEEGEALDYVLGYTCLNDVTARDLQARDIQFTRAKGFDTFAPAGPVIETDIDPGGLEISTYLNGERKQHSNTKNLIFSVPRLVSFISKVMTLLPGDIISTGTPAGVGPMKRGDTVEVEIEGIGKLTNYVE
- a CDS encoding tetratricopeptide repeat protein, producing MWTEKMKKPGEKMTETPPAGTPEAPRPSDRRILRIIKHRAFVAVLLFLVSFSVFVPSLDNGLVWDDLRFVQSWGPKLRYAELGFETLFHSRPEEVRTAKYFRPMFFTSLVLDSRMWGSSPFGYHLTNVVMHSVSTVLLYFLILLLFKEFKRGPGESVAFLSGMLFALYPLHVESVSFISARGDLHAGMFLLLSLIFYILSNSRIFFIVFAGFFFYLSFLSKEVAFSFPLIILGLDLISGRLFNRANIVKYAVIGSLVLFYAYFRWGSLENTLTILDAGEFDETDGSPGAWKVITTFLGAYLFYAQKLLFPYDLNHFIASIPIGGAPQIIISLLLIAAVTAGFIVSIRKKEKVTAFSLLWIFTTLGPAVLIAIYPLALTKFAERFLYVPSAGYCLLLGYWIVRGGSLIGREWAGLAAGGLLCVSFLIVTVKGQEVWRDEITLWEAAVSKTPDRITPRVNYGEALRKAGRVDEAIQQHTAALGPEIKATNRGRGIAAGALALDYIEKGDYGSAEKYLNAAREYDTGQEGEYNFYMGYMSLKQNNISAARGYLERAVEVKHRNPKALYMLGLVYSIQARQQRSYDLLMLSTRSLEDAVAYEAGFIEARVLLARVYLALGEREKAGEQAEVLLRIASDPRVHEEAQSILRTVNSDR
- a CDS encoding tetratricopeptide repeat protein, with the protein product MAAKKRKKTRVEITEKQSGAAPAARDESDSRVLGIIRHRAFAAALLFIVSFSVFIPSLGNGLVWDDVTYVLKWAQRLESEKLDYKMLAPKRPDESRARKYYRPVYYASLVIDNRVWGVSPFGFHLTSIILHSLSTVLLYFLILLLFKEFKRGAGDGEAFLSSMLFALYPLHVESVSFIAARGDILAGMFFLLCLIFYILSYRNFFFVIPAAVSFYLSFLSKEVAFSFPIIILGFDLISRRLMTRTNIFKYLIIGALVLVYFYLRSGSFTNFLNIVDTYSYREAGVAPGVGEFVTIFLGTYLFYAGKLLFPYGLNHFIGTIPGGDALHIIISVLFIVAVVAVFIISVKKKENVTAFSLLWIFAALGPAVMIAIYPFAITRFAERFVYVPSMGYCLLAGYLIVRGGRLTGSRWAGLAAGALLCASYLIVTVRGQDVWTDQVTFWEAAVERSPDQIIPKVNYGEALRNSGRVDEAIGQHLAALGPGVESTARGKAMAASSLAADYIQKGDYTNAEKYFKVALDYNPATEGQYYYHMGLISLRKNDVAAAGDYLRKAVEIDSNNAKAHYLLGAVYAIEADENKSADKFGLAAGSLERALKYDPGLVDARILLAQVYIALGDRESARAQAEAALRATSDPQAVRQARAILDAVGKGR